CTGTTTTCCACACAACTAAATTAAGACTAAGACAATGCTGTAGGAATTTATATTTTAAGTTCAAATGCTGCATttctaaaaacagtaataatactATGCTGTTAAAGTGGCTACTGATGCTGTGTGCatcaaaattaattatttaaaaattgtttcTCTGGAAAATGTGTACGGACCTTATGATACTGTCCTTTTGGTCCAACTTAAGCAAACCCGTGTAACCACAACTCACGATTTCATCTGTGAACTGTGTCAGATCAGTTGCTGCCTCCACCTAAAATGACAACAAACGCATTAACAGTATAGCAATGAAATACTGTCCATTAAGAAAAGCCTTTAATGGTTTTGCACGGCTGTTCATAGCAGATGTACTCACCCTTTCTATGAGTAAAGCATATTCAAGATCATCCACATCATCTTTGGTCAGCTGCAGAGCATCAAAGTCCCCTGTTGTAAGAAACTGGTAACACCAATTTCTGAAGAAGCACGGTGCTGGGCCACCCTGAGCTAGGCTGACAGAAAACACTTCTCCTGCAGTTCTGCATGTCATCAACAAACAGTGCAGACACTGTAACTGCAACTTTGTACTTTTACTTGCATAAACTTTATAAACTGCATAATGTAGGACAACTATAAAATGCAAACCTGTAGAAACCATTTTCTAGGTCACAAATCGAGTAGACAGGACTCTTTCCCTTCTTGCCACTGCCCTCAAACAGTCGCCTCTCAATGCCATGCATCATTTCTAAATACAATTGTTAATGACAGAAAACACAGctcagtaaataaaaaatactgcacCTATGAACCTGATTTCAGTATTGTTTGGTGCCAGAGATTGTCCTaaatatacattaccagtcaaaaattCTTTGCTTAATGCTCCAGTGTCGATTCCAGCTTCGCCAATGAAAGTCACCTTGAGTTTGTTGACGGGTGAGCCCTTCTTCTGTCTCTGCCACTGAATTAGGCCTCTTTGGAAAAGGTTGTCCCGGGTGATGCAGATCTTAAAATCTTTGCTTGCATCTACTTGCCTTGCAAGCCACTGAAGTACATCATCGTCACTATTAAAAAGCAGCAAAAACAATTACTTATCTTTGAATTTAATGGCATCTTAAATAAACAAAtgactgatgaaaaaaaaaaaaacaacacctaGACATGTCAGCCATAGATAAGCTTCCCTCGCGTAGCACACAGCTGTCTGTACTGTAGTTCAACGTGTCCTGTAGACTGAAAAGGGtcaacaaaaacacattaaaacttTCAATTTACCAGTAAAATATCAATGTTTGTTTCAGCACACCTGAAAAACAATGGTAAAAAGCATTCTACTGATGTTATTTTGGACATATCTGTAAACCTAGATGCCCATTGAGTGACCTTGCCATTACACTCTTGTGCTATCACAGTGTTTCTTGTGCATTATGAaggataagacaaaacaaagacgcaaattatatttaaatgaatCCCAAATTACTGAGATAGTACATTGTAGATTATTATAAGGAGACACAGCTTTAATACAGACAATAcgttgtgaaataaaatgtatataataacaTGATAGAATGGCAAACCTTTCACCACACAGGCTTGCATGCAGAACAATTTCATCTGATGGAAAGCAGCCACAACATATAGGGCATTCCTTTCTATCCTGTAGACATATATTCAAATCAATTGCACCGGGTCTCTCTGCAATTTCACATATTATTCAAgatatcagttcaaaatcatTACCTGTCCACAATCTCTGGACTCTTTGTCAGGGTGCACAAGTGGTGAGTTTGTGACAGAAAGAACCTGGACCTCACTTTGCCAGTCCTGTAAAGTAACAAACAGCTGTATCCATAAATATATAGGAGAAATTGCACCGGGTCTCTCTGCAATTTCACATATTTTTTCAAGATATCAGCTCAAAATAACTACCTGGCCACAATCTCTGGACTCTTTGTCAGGGTGCACAAGTGGTGAGTTTGTGACAGAAAGAACCTGGACCTCACTTTGCCAGTCCTGTAAAGTAACAAACAGCTGTATCCATAAATACATAGGAAAAATAATCAATGCTACGACATACATATGTTACGATAAAAATTCCTGGACACTTTTTTTCAAGCAGAGTATGATCTCAATTGTCTTAAAAACATCAGAGAAACAGAAAGCACTTTATAATGTTATTATCTTATTATGATACAGGGTTTAATTATTGCTTCCTAAAGTCAAATTCAAATTTAGCATCATTAGGAATACATTTTACTCTTCACTTACACAGATATATTGAAATTTTATGTGTTAGGAAATAGTGTTACCATAGACAAAAACAATGTGATGATATTTTACCATTAATTACCAAATATATGTATTGTTTTGCAATATCTTCTCTGTTATATGCATTAACCTCATCATCATCTGCTGCAGACTCCATACAATCCTCGACGTGCAATGCTAGGATATGCAGAGgcatgttttctttgcacacttgGCATGCAGCCTTAGGCATTTTTTGAAATTCAGTGGCATCAGATGGCAGTGGAGTAAGATCAAGGTCCTGCTGCAGTGGAACAATGTACATGGTCGTCTTCCCAGCACCCGAAACACTGCGAATCAGTCTACCTGTATAACCGTCTACATCAGGGGGAATGGCAAGCAATTTTCTTCTACCGTGGCCACCTGCATATACAGAAAGTGAGAGAAAGAATTTTGAATGTTGGTGAACCTGCTCCATCAAAATGAAAGGTGTTTGAAAATGGTACGCACCTGAAGCCTTGTAGAACAACCACCCTTCCACCCCCTCCATTTTGGGATATTCTTCAATGAGAATTTTATTTACCTGAGAAATTTATAACAGAAATGGGAAAAGgaggtttaaaaaaaatggtagtataataaaacaaataacagtATAATACTTTAAATTGTTTTGTATAGTAATAGCATCACAATAACTATATTTACAAGTTTAATAATAGTGTGTACTGTAATGCCAAAATGATGATTAATTTCAATTAAAAGAGTGGTTGCAATACCATTGCATGGCTCATATCATCCGTCAAAGTGAGGGACCTCTTCCCCAGGCCTGCTTGGCTCAACTCCAGCTCTTCAGCTGCAGAAGGCGTGCTGGTACAGCCCTTATTCACCAAATATACAT
This portion of the Garra rufa unplaced genomic scaffold, GarRuf1.0 hap1_unplaced_001, whole genome shotgun sequence genome encodes:
- the LOC141302360 gene encoding uncharacterized protein, with protein sequence MSSLPGTSKPQELEASVIAAAQGLINVLTQNIQQHHTPAQQNPVQSHEHQNRQQAQPTKQNVQEEMARSFPGFFTKRKGKNRFSPLQATPGKPKVCKTFSVYVYLVNKGCTSTPSAAEELELSQAGLGKRSLTLTDDMSHAMVNKILIEEYPKMEGVEGWLFYKASGGHGRRKLLAIPPDVDGYTGRLIRSVSGAGKTTMYIVPLQQDLDLTPLPSDATEFQKMPKAACQVCKENMPLHILALHVEDCMESAADDDEDWQSEVQVLSVTNSPLVHPDKESRDCGQDWQSEVQVLSVTNSPLVHPDKESRDCGQSTGHVELHDDDVLQWLARQVDASKDFKICITRDNLFQRGLIQWQRQKKGSPVNKLKVTFIGEAGIDTGALSKEFLTEMMHGIERRLFEGSGKKGKSPVYSICDLENGFYRTAGEVFSVSLAQGGPAPCFFRNWCYQFLTTGDFDALQLTKDDVDDLEYALLIERVEAATDLTQFTDEIVSCGYTGLLKLDQKDSIIRAIVLHATMRLTPMLQQIRNGMKVYNLLDVIGKHQTLCSNLFVPKEDDDRPDADYIMSILVPELSEKGSPRQARENAIINFLQDFLQDLEITGLT